A portion of the Poecile atricapillus isolate bPoeAtr1 chromosome 7, bPoeAtr1.hap1, whole genome shotgun sequence genome contains these proteins:
- the C8A gene encoding complement component C8 alpha chain isoform X1 — protein sequence MWWSLAQLCPWILSVCVSLALTPTPATVYRELQAAPSHRRSSRNVNSPAPVDCQLSQWSGWTDCFPCQEKKHRYRRLAQPAGFGGRRCAGQLWDEQACRAETTCTGPPGCGQDFQCEGTGRCIKRHLVCNGDRDCRDGSDEDNCEDEDIESPCEHLFPIPGVEKAVQGYNTLTQEGRQNIYDPGFFGGLCEYVYNGEWRELQYDAACERLHYGDDEKYFRKPYNFHIFQFLTHADSGFAFEFYEDSKDLLDALKSDKSKTTGFTIGIGPGGGDLMLNLGLTLSGGKGSLKNFTQYDAKDVGFIRAVTKVQTARFKMRRDNIVLDEDVLLSLQDLPDTYNYGLYAKFIDDYGTHFMTSGTMGGVFEYILVINKEEMRRKAISTEEISACVGLSLGITASKEKLDLGATLTHSDCKNKGLLKTDAESHSAVVEDIIPRIRGGDTSYSGGLLNSWDGKTYRHWARSLKYNPAIIDFQLQPIHEILRRSNLGHMETKRQHLKRALDEFLLEFSPCRCGPCQNNGEPVLVGDTCSCHCRPGYRGPACEQTERPGGERDGRWSCWSGWSPCQAGTQRRSRECSNPAPQHGGQPCAGRNLQSRAC from the exons ATGTGGTGGAGCCTGgctcagctctgtccctggatcctgtctgtgtgtgtgtcactggCTTTGACACCAACCCCGGCCACGGTGtacagggagctgcaggcagcgCCTTCCCACAG aagaagcagcagaaatgttAATTCTCCAGCTCCTGTCGACTGTCAGCTGAGCCAGTGGTCAGGATGGACTGATTGCTTCCCTTGCCAAGAGAAAAAA CACCGCTACCGGCGGCTGGCGCAGCCAGCAGGGTTTGGAGGGCGACGCTGtgctgggcagctctgggatgAGCAAGCCTGTCGAGCTGAGACAACGTGCACAGGGCCACCAGGGTGTGGGCAGGACTTCCAGTGCGAGGGAACAG GGCGCTGCATTAAACGGCATCTCGTGTGCAACGGAGACAGAGACTGCAGAGACGGCTCTGATGAGGATAACTGTGAGGATGAAGATATTGAAAGCCCTTGTGAACATCTGTTCCCAATCCCAGGGGTGGAAAAAGCAGTCCAAGG ATACAACACCCTGACACAGGAAGGGAGACAGAACATTTATGACCCcgggttttttggggggctctgtgagtACGTGTACAACGGGGAGTGGCGGGAGCTGCAGTACGACGCCGCCTGTGAGCGCCTGCACTACGGAGACGACGAGAAGTATTTCCGCAAGCCTTACAACTTCCACATATTCCAGTTCCTG ACTCATGCTGATTCTGGATTTGCTTTTGAGTTTTACGAGGATTCAAAGGACCTGCTTGACGCCCTTAAAAGTGATAAATCCAAAACAACAGGCTTCACCATTGGAATTGGGCCTGGAGGTGGAGATCTCATGTTAAACCTGGGCCTCACTTTATCAGGTGGCAAAGGATCCCTGAAGAATTTCACACAATACGAtgcaaag GATGTTGGGTTCATTAGAGCTGTGACCAAGGTGCAGACAGCCCGCTTCAAGATGAGAAGGGACAACATTGTTTTGGATGAAGatgtgctgctctccctgcaggacCTCCCAGACACCTACAACTATGGCTTGTATGCCAAATTCATCGACGACTACGGCACCCACTTCATGACATCTGGCACCATGGGGGGTGTCTTTGAGTACATCCTTGTCATCAATAAGGAGGAAATGCGCAGGAAAG CAATCAGCACGGAGGAGATAAGTGCCTGTGTTGGCCTGTCCCTTGGCATTACAGCCAGCAAGGAGAAACTGGACCTGGGTGCAACTCTGACACACTCTGACTGCAAAAACAAAGGATTACTGAAAACTG ATGCTGAGAGCCACAGTGCAGTTGTGGAAGATATTATTCCCCGGATTAGAGGGGGAGACACCAGTTACAGCGGAGGGCTCCTGAACAGTTGGGATGGCAAAACGTATCGTCACTGGGCCAGGTCATTAAAATATAATCCTGCTATTATTGATTTCCAG CTGCAGCCCATCCACGAAATCCTGCGCAGGAGCAACCTCGGCCACATGGAGACCAAGAGGCAGCACCTGAAGCGGGCTCTGGATGAGTTCCTGCTGGAATTCAGCCCCTGTCGCTGCGGGCCGTGCCAGAACAACGGGGAGCCCGTCCTGGTGGGTGACACCTGCTCCTGCCACTGCCGCCCTGGCTACAGAGGCCCTGCCTGCGAGCAGACTGAGCGCCCAG
- the C8A gene encoding complement component C8 alpha chain isoform X2, with protein sequence MWWSLAQLCPWILSVCVSLALTPTPATVYRELQAAPSHRRSSRNVNSPAPVDCQLSQWSGWTDCFPCQEKKHRYRRLAQPAGFGGRRCAGQLWDEQACRAETTCTGPPGCGQDFQCEGTGRCIKRHLVCNGDRDCRDGSDEDNCEDEDIESPCEHLFPIPGVEKAVQGYNTLTQEGRQNIYDPGFFGGLCEYVYNGEWRELQYDAACERLHYGDDEKYFRKPYNFHIFQFLTHADSGFAFEFYEDSKDLLDALKSDKSKTTGFTIGIGPGGGDLMLNLGLTLSGGKGSLKNFTQYDAKDLPDTYNYGLYAKFIDDYGTHFMTSGTMGGVFEYILVINKEEMRRKAISTEEISACVGLSLGITASKEKLDLGATLTHSDCKNKGLLKTDAESHSAVVEDIIPRIRGGDTSYSGGLLNSWDGKTYRHWARSLKYNPAIIDFQLQPIHEILRRSNLGHMETKRQHLKRALDEFLLEFSPCRCGPCQNNGEPVLVGDTCSCHCRPGYRGPACEQTERPGGERDGRWSCWSGWSPCQAGTQRRSRECSNPAPQHGGQPCAGRNLQSRAC encoded by the exons ATGTGGTGGAGCCTGgctcagctctgtccctggatcctgtctgtgtgtgtgtcactggCTTTGACACCAACCCCGGCCACGGTGtacagggagctgcaggcagcgCCTTCCCACAG aagaagcagcagaaatgttAATTCTCCAGCTCCTGTCGACTGTCAGCTGAGCCAGTGGTCAGGATGGACTGATTGCTTCCCTTGCCAAGAGAAAAAA CACCGCTACCGGCGGCTGGCGCAGCCAGCAGGGTTTGGAGGGCGACGCTGtgctgggcagctctgggatgAGCAAGCCTGTCGAGCTGAGACAACGTGCACAGGGCCACCAGGGTGTGGGCAGGACTTCCAGTGCGAGGGAACAG GGCGCTGCATTAAACGGCATCTCGTGTGCAACGGAGACAGAGACTGCAGAGACGGCTCTGATGAGGATAACTGTGAGGATGAAGATATTGAAAGCCCTTGTGAACATCTGTTCCCAATCCCAGGGGTGGAAAAAGCAGTCCAAGG ATACAACACCCTGACACAGGAAGGGAGACAGAACATTTATGACCCcgggttttttggggggctctgtgagtACGTGTACAACGGGGAGTGGCGGGAGCTGCAGTACGACGCCGCCTGTGAGCGCCTGCACTACGGAGACGACGAGAAGTATTTCCGCAAGCCTTACAACTTCCACATATTCCAGTTCCTG ACTCATGCTGATTCTGGATTTGCTTTTGAGTTTTACGAGGATTCAAAGGACCTGCTTGACGCCCTTAAAAGTGATAAATCCAAAACAACAGGCTTCACCATTGGAATTGGGCCTGGAGGTGGAGATCTCATGTTAAACCTGGGCCTCACTTTATCAGGTGGCAAAGGATCCCTGAAGAATTTCACACAATACGAtgcaaag gacCTCCCAGACACCTACAACTATGGCTTGTATGCCAAATTCATCGACGACTACGGCACCCACTTCATGACATCTGGCACCATGGGGGGTGTCTTTGAGTACATCCTTGTCATCAATAAGGAGGAAATGCGCAGGAAAG CAATCAGCACGGAGGAGATAAGTGCCTGTGTTGGCCTGTCCCTTGGCATTACAGCCAGCAAGGAGAAACTGGACCTGGGTGCAACTCTGACACACTCTGACTGCAAAAACAAAGGATTACTGAAAACTG ATGCTGAGAGCCACAGTGCAGTTGTGGAAGATATTATTCCCCGGATTAGAGGGGGAGACACCAGTTACAGCGGAGGGCTCCTGAACAGTTGGGATGGCAAAACGTATCGTCACTGGGCCAGGTCATTAAAATATAATCCTGCTATTATTGATTTCCAG CTGCAGCCCATCCACGAAATCCTGCGCAGGAGCAACCTCGGCCACATGGAGACCAAGAGGCAGCACCTGAAGCGGGCTCTGGATGAGTTCCTGCTGGAATTCAGCCCCTGTCGCTGCGGGCCGTGCCAGAACAACGGGGAGCCCGTCCTGGTGGGTGACACCTGCTCCTGCCACTGCCGCCCTGGCTACAGAGGCCCTGCCTGCGAGCAGACTGAGCGCCCAG